The Dendropsophus ebraccatus isolate aDenEbr1 chromosome 10, aDenEbr1.pat, whole genome shotgun sequence genome has a segment encoding these proteins:
- the LOC138765915 gene encoding olfactory receptor 5V1-like has translation MDHGNVTTTTYFILTGISQKPLLHFIVFLLVLLIYLLTLRGNITIFLLVALDHHLHTPMYFFLANLSLLDVSCSTISLHRILISFISGDNTVSLVECFVQMFVFMSLICDELLLLAAMSYDRYVAICNPLRYQLVMDSKLCVLLAALCWVFDFLECLPSFIELFKLTCYDSNRMDHFFCDVVPFLKLSCSDTSFLQIYIFIVGVFITGFIPFVPIFISYSYIISTILSIRTSSGRRKAFYTCSSHLTVVLCLYASLGLQYLRPTSSTNLGSS, from the exons ATGGATCATGGTAATGTGACCACAACCACCTATTTCATCCTTACCGGGATCTCACAGAAGCCATTGTTGCACTTTATTGTTTTCCTCCTGGTTCTGCTCATTTATCTCCTCACTCTTAGAGGTAACATCACCATCTTCCTCCTTGT tgctctagaTCACCATCTCCATACTCCCATGTACTTTTTCTTGGCCAACTTGTCTCTCTTGGACGTTAGTTGTTCTACAATCTCTCTTCATAGAATCCTTATTTCCTTCATATCGGGAGATAACACTGTCTCACTTGTTGAGTGTTTTGTGCAAATGTTTGTCTTTATGTCTTTGATTTGTGATGAACTGTTGTTATTGGCGGCTATGAGTTATGATCGCTATGTTGCTATCTGTAACCCTTTACGTTATCAGTTGGTTATGGATTCCAAACTTTGTGTCCTCCTTGCCGCTCTATGTTGGGTTTTTGATTTTCTTGAATGCTTACCAAGTTTTATAGAACTTTTCAAATTAACGTGTTATGACTCCAATAGGATGGACCATTTCTTCTGTGACGTTGTGCCTTTCCTGAAGCTATCCTGCAGTGACACATCATTTCTCCAGATCTATATTTTCATTGTAGGGGTTTTTATTACTGGTTTCATCCCCTTTGTTCCTATATTCATCTCCTACAGTTACATAATTTCCACCATCTTGTCTATACGTACCAGCAGTGGCAGACGTAAAGCCTTCTACACGTGTTCCTCGCACCTTACGGTTGTCCTCTGTCTCTATGCATCTCTTGGCCTCCAATATTTGAGACCAACGTCATCCACAAATTTAGGTTCAAGCTAA
- the LOC138766472 gene encoding olfactory receptor 6C1-like — protein sequence MDHSNVTTTTYFIILGISEKPLFQCSVFLLVLLIYLLTLGGNITIFLLVCLDHHLHTPMYFFLANLSLLDVSCSTISLHRILISFISGDNTVSVVECFVQIFAFMSLTSDGLLVLAAMGYDRYVAICNPLHYHLVMDFKLCVLLASLCWICGFLECLPGFRELFKLTCYKSNVVDHFFCDMMPVLKLSCSDTSILQFYMFTVGALISAFTPFILTFISYIFIISTILSIRSSSGRRKAFYTCSSHLTVVLCLYASLFFQYLRPTSSINLSSSKYFFLCNTAAVPILNPLIYSLKNKDVKAAIRRKLKFVVTSTNTEDH from the coding sequence ATGGATCATAGTAATGTGACCACAACGACCTATTTCATCATTCTCGGGATCTCAGAGAAGCCTTTATTTCAATGCTCGGTCTTCCTCCTGGTTCTGCTCATTTATCTCCTCACTCTTGGAGGTAACATCACCATCTTCCTCCTTGTTTGTCTAGATCACCATCTCCATACTCCCATGTACTTTTTCTTGGCCAACTTGTCTCTCTTGGACGTTAGTTGTTCTACAATCTCTCTTCATAGAATCCTTATTTCCTTCATATCGGGAGATAACACTGTCTCAGTTGTTGAGTGTTTTGTGCAAATTTTTGCCTTTATGTCATTGACTTCTGATGGACTGTTGGTTTTAGCAGCTATGGGATATGATCGCTATGTTGCTATCTGTAACCCTTTACATTATCATTTGGTCATGGATTTTAAACTTTGTGTTCTCCTGGCCTCTCTGTGTTGGATTTGTGGTTTCCTTGAATGCTTACCAGGTTTTCGAGAACTCTTTAAATTAACATGCTACAAATCCAATGTGGTGGACCATTTCTTCTGTGACATGATGCCTGTCCTGAAGCTATCCTGCAGTGACACGTCTATTCTCCAATTCTATATGTTCACTGTGGGGGCACTTATTTCTGCTTTTACCCCATTTATCCTAACATTCATCTCCTACATTTTCATCATCTCCACCATCTTGTCTATACGTTCTAGCAGCGGCAGACGTAAAGCCTTCTACACGTGTTCCTCTCACCTTACAGTTGTCCTCTGTCTCTACGCTTCTCTTTTCTTTCAGTATCTGAGGCCAACGTCATCCATCAATTTAAGCTctagtaaatatttttttttgtgtaacaCAGCTGCAGTCCCTATATTGAACCCCCTGATCTACAGCCTAAAGAATAAAGATGTGAAAGCCGCTATAAGGAGAAAATTGAAATTTGTGGTAACTTCAACTAATACTGAAGACCACTGA